A genomic segment from Dasypus novemcinctus isolate mDasNov1 chromosome X, mDasNov1.1.hap2, whole genome shotgun sequence encodes:
- the LOC105746122 gene encoding melanoma-associated antigen B18-like has translation MPRGHKSKLRAREKRRLARGQSQDLGGAQATVAEEEGAPSSSSSVVEGSPQSLPAAKPRGNPQGPRRGPSTTTTSAGVSRTQSDEGAKCQDEESPSTSQGLFTTDRSGKNPLDQKAILLVQFLLRKYNMKEPITKEDMLKCVIKKHRYYFHEILRRASELMVLAFGIDVKEVDPTRHYYALVSKLQRNSDGRLNGEIMPKTGLLMTILCVIFMKGNCATEEEVWEVLNVMGIYAGKKHVIHGEPKKLITVDLVRERYLEYRQVPDSDPPRYEFLWGPRAHAETSKMKILEFLAKIHDTVPSAFPAWYEEAVRDEDERARARFAAMFRTTVVANARFRANSSSFSHP, from the coding sequence ATGCCTCGTGGTCACAAGAGTAAGCTCCGTGCCCGTGAGAAACGCCGCCTGGCCCGAGGTCAATCCCAGGATCTTGGGGGTGCTCAGGCCACTGTAGCCGAGGAAGAAGGGgccccttcctcctcttcttctgttGTAGAGGGTAGTCCTCAAAGCTTGCCAGCTGCTAAGCCACGTGGCAATCCCCAGGGGCCTAGGAGAGGCCCGTCCACCACCACTACTTCCGCAGGTGTTTCACGCACACAATCTGATGAAGGTGCCAAATGCCAAGATGAGGAAAGTCCTAGCACTTCCCAGGGCCTGTTCACCACTGATCGCTCAGGCAAGAACCCTCTAGACCAGAAAGCTATTTTGTTGGTGCAATTCCTGCTGCGCAAGTATAACATGAAAGAGCCCATAACGAAGGAAGACATGCTGAAGTGTGTCATCAAGAAGCACAGGTATTACTTCCATGAGATCCTCAGGAGAGCCTCAGAGCTCATGGTGCTGGCCTTTGGCATTGATGTGAAGGAAGTCGACCCCACCAGGCACTACTATGCCCTTGTCAGCAAACTGCAACGCAACTCTGATGGAAGGCTGAATGGTGAGATCATGCCCAAGACCGGCCTCCTGATGACTATCCTGTGTGTGATCTTCATGAAGGGCAACTGTGCCACTGAAGAGGAGGTCTGGGAAGTGCTTAATGTGATGGGAATATATGCTGGAAAGAAGCACGTCATCCACGGGGAGCCCAAGAAGCTCATCACTGTAGATTTGGTGAGGGAAAGGTACCTGGAGTACCGGCAGGTGCCTGACAGCGATCCTCCACGCTATGAATTCCTGTGGGGTCCCAGAGCCCATGCCGAAACCAGCAAGATGAAAATCCTGGAATTTTTGGCCAAAATCCATGATACCGTTCCCAGTGCCTTTCCGGCCTGGTATGAAGAGGCTGTGAGAGATGAGGACGAGAGAGCCCGAGCCAGATTTGCAGCTATGTTTCGTACCACTGTGGTGGCCAATGCACGTTTCAGGGCCAATTCCAGCAGCTTCTCCCATCCTTAG